The following are from one region of the Amycolatopsis sp. QT-25 genome:
- a CDS encoding RidA family protein, whose protein sequence is MTWSDRLAELGIELPGVAAPLAAYVPAVRTGSHVYTAGQLPFVSGELEATGKVGAEVSPEEAKQYARTSILNALAAVDSVVGIDNVVRVVKVVGFVASAEGFTGQPAVINGASELLGEVFGEAGIHARSAVGVAELPIGAPVEIELIVEVK, encoded by the coding sequence ATGACCTGGAGCGATCGACTCGCGGAGCTCGGTATCGAACTGCCCGGCGTCGCCGCCCCGCTGGCGGCCTACGTGCCCGCCGTCCGCACGGGTTCGCACGTCTACACGGCCGGGCAGCTGCCCTTCGTCTCCGGTGAGCTCGAAGCGACCGGCAAGGTCGGCGCCGAGGTCAGCCCCGAAGAGGCGAAGCAGTACGCGCGGACGTCGATCCTGAACGCTCTCGCCGCGGTCGACTCGGTGGTCGGGATCGACAACGTCGTCCGGGTGGTCAAGGTCGTCGGGTTCGTGGCGTCGGCGGAGGGCTTCACCGGTCAGCCCGCGGTGATCAACGGGGCGTCCGAGCTGCTCGGCGAGGTCTTCGGCGAGGCGGGCATCCACGCCCGTTCTGCCGTCGGCGTCGCCGAGTTGCCGATCGGGGCGCCGGTCGAGATCGAACTGATCGTGGAGGTGAAGTGA
- a CDS encoding DUF4177 domain-containing protein: protein MSATKWEYATVPLLIHATKQILDQWGEDGWELVTVLPNPTGEQHVAYLKRAKS, encoded by the coding sequence ATGAGCGCCACCAAGTGGGAGTACGCGACCGTCCCCCTGTTGATCCACGCCACCAAGCAGATCCTCGACCAGTGGGGCGAGGACGGCTGGGAGCTCGTCACCGTGCTCCCGAATCCGACCGGCGAGCAGCACGTCGCCTACCTCAAACGAGCCAAGAGCTGA
- a CDS encoding lipase: MRTTKSLAAIFVAAALALIGASPAIAEETLPVPWTLAAALPAQAVNPGGPPPGANDFGCRPSAAHPNPVVLIHGLSANQTVNWQTFGPLLKNNGYCVFSLTYGVPGKPLPIYQPGGLLPMEQSAKELSAFVDKVLGATGAAKVDILGHSEGTLMPSHYVKFLGGASKVDKYVSLTPLWDGTTLFGASHLYALAGALGLATGINGVLDPVCGSCRQFLRGSEFLTKLRSGNGVFQPGVTYTNIMTRYDEAVVPYTSGMGKGPNVKNIVLQDGCVLDLAEHAGVVADRNAAGHVLNALDPAHAKPVPCVPATPIGS; the protein is encoded by the coding sequence ATGCGGACGACGAAGTCCCTCGCCGCCATTTTCGTGGCCGCGGCCCTTGCCCTGATCGGTGCTTCACCGGCGATCGCCGAGGAGACGCTTCCCGTCCCGTGGACACTCGCCGCGGCGCTGCCCGCGCAGGCGGTGAATCCCGGCGGCCCGCCGCCCGGCGCGAACGACTTCGGCTGCCGTCCGAGCGCGGCCCATCCGAATCCGGTGGTGCTCATCCACGGTCTCAGCGCCAACCAGACGGTGAACTGGCAGACGTTCGGGCCGCTGTTGAAGAACAACGGGTACTGTGTCTTCTCGTTGACCTACGGGGTTCCCGGGAAACCGCTGCCGATCTACCAGCCCGGTGGGCTCCTGCCGATGGAGCAGAGCGCGAAGGAACTTTCGGCGTTCGTCGACAAGGTGCTCGGCGCGACCGGAGCGGCCAAGGTGGACATCCTCGGGCATTCCGAGGGAACGCTCATGCCTTCTCATTACGTGAAGTTCCTCGGCGGCGCGTCCAAAGTGGACAAGTACGTCAGCCTGACCCCGCTCTGGGACGGCACGACCTTGTTCGGCGCCTCGCACCTGTACGCGCTCGCCGGCGCGCTGGGACTCGCGACCGGGATCAACGGTGTCCTCGACCCGGTGTGCGGTTCGTGCCGCCAATTCCTGCGCGGCTCGGAGTTCCTCACGAAGCTGCGGTCGGGCAACGGCGTCTTTCAGCCGGGCGTGACCTACACGAACATCATGACCCGCTACGACGAGGCCGTCGTCCCGTACACGAGCGGCATGGGCAAGGGACCGAACGTGAAGAACATCGTCCTGCAGGACGGCTGTGTGCTGGACCTGGCCGAGCACGCCGGCGTCGTCGCCGACCGCAACGCCGCCGGGCACGTCCTCAACGCACTGGACCCGGCGCACGCGAAGCCGGTCCCCTGTGTGCCCGCGACCCCCATCGGGAGCTGA
- a CDS encoding NUDIX domain-containing protein: MAEELTFDIPVGAGVGTRANAGGEPVTPKDAATVILLRDGTGGVEVFLQHRVKGMPFAGGMTVFPGGGVDSRDVDTSVSWAGPEPAWWAERFGCDESLARALVCAAVRETFEESGVLLASVGDTVVTDTTPYHDAREKLVSRELSLAAFLEANGLTLRADLLRPWANWVTPPQEPRRYDTCFFIAVLPEGQEADGATSEAVSSGWQRPGEAIADAKEGRRMLMPPTWITLAELSEFDSSAAAQAVEREIVKIMPTLVRDGDKVRVVLDPA; the protein is encoded by the coding sequence GTGGCTGAAGAACTGACATTCGACATCCCGGTGGGGGCCGGGGTGGGCACCCGGGCCAACGCCGGCGGCGAGCCGGTGACGCCCAAGGACGCGGCGACCGTGATCCTCCTCCGCGACGGCACCGGCGGCGTCGAGGTCTTCCTGCAACATCGCGTGAAAGGCATGCCGTTCGCGGGCGGGATGACCGTCTTCCCCGGCGGTGGCGTGGATTCCCGGGATGTCGACACCTCGGTGAGCTGGGCGGGCCCGGAGCCCGCCTGGTGGGCGGAACGCTTCGGTTGCGACGAATCGCTGGCCCGTGCCCTCGTGTGCGCGGCCGTGCGGGAGACGTTCGAGGAGTCGGGCGTGCTGCTCGCGAGCGTGGGGGACACCGTCGTCACCGACACGACGCCGTACCACGACGCCCGCGAGAAGCTGGTCTCGCGCGAACTCTCGCTCGCCGCGTTCCTCGAGGCGAACGGCCTGACGCTGCGCGCGGATCTCCTGCGCCCGTGGGCGAACTGGGTCACCCCGCCGCAGGAACCGCGCCGTTACGACACCTGCTTCTTCATTGCCGTGCTGCCCGAGGGACAGGAGGCGGACGGCGCCACCTCCGAAGCCGTCAGCTCCGGTTGGCAGCGGCCCGGAGAGGCCATCGCCGACGCCAAGGAAGGGCGCCGCATGCTCATGCCCCCGACCTGGATCACCCTCGCGGAACTGAGCGAGTTCGACTCCTCGGCCGCGGCACAGGCCGTCGAGCGCGAGATCGTGAAGATCATGCCGACGCTGGTGCGTGACGGCGACAAGGTCCGCGTCGTCCTGGATCCGGCGTGA